The following are from one region of the Vitis riparia cultivar Riparia Gloire de Montpellier isolate 1030 chromosome 14, EGFV_Vit.rip_1.0, whole genome shotgun sequence genome:
- the LOC117929766 gene encoding protein SIEVE ELEMENT OCCLUSION B-like translates to MASKMAPISLQQTIKGDRSMITMSDDNAMMKQIHATHAHDGREIDVRPLYQLVEDILNRSTPGVDAIVTTSQTRVEALEDRTQHAGFIAMIEALSFTIDRISCEIACKCSGGGDAHATTLSIFNMLASYSWDAKLVLTLAAFALNYGEFWLLAQMYSSNQLAKSVAILKQVPILLEHSALLKPRFDALNNLIRAMMDVTRCIIEFKELPPMYITQDVPALSTAMAHIPTAVYWTIRSIVACATQITSLTSMGHEYAISTTNETWELSTLAHKINSILDHLKKQLFICYQYIEEKRNVETYQMLQNLFQSIHIDNMKILKALIYAKDDMQPLVDGSTKRRVHIDVLRRKNVLLLISDLDISQDELSILEQIYNESRVHATRMESQYEVVWVPIVDHSLEWADPVQKQFENLQATMPWFSVHSPTLIDKAVIRFIKEVWHFRNKPILVVLDPQGKVVSPNAIHMMWIWGSNAFPFTSLREEALWKEETWKLELLVDGIDPTILNWIKEGKFIYLYGGTDMEWIRKFTTTAKAVASAARIPLEMVYVGKSTKREQVRRCIASITAEKLSHCWQDLTMVWFFWTRLESMLFSKIQLGQADDQDPMMHEIKKLLSYDKEGGWAVLSKGSFTFVNGHGTTILPTLLAYEEWQEHVVTKGFDIACMDYHSKVHSDSRPCCRFEFLSTSGRIPDKMKCPECIRNMEKYITFLCCHDDHNIKSIY, encoded by the exons ATGGCCAGCAAGATGGCACCGATTTCATTGCAGCAAACGATCAAGGGTGACAGGAGCATGATAACAATGTCCGATGACAATGCGATGATGAAGCAAATCCATGCAACCCATGCTCATGACGGCCGAGAGATTGATGTTAGACCTCTTTACCAGCTGGTGGAGGACATTCTCAATCGCTCTACTCCGGGGGTTGATGCCATTGTCACG ACAAGCCAAACACGCGTGGAAGCGTTGGAGGATAGGACCCAACATGCCGGTTTCATTGCCATGATTGAGGCATTGTCGTTTACTATTGATCGAATTTCCTGCGAG ATAGCATGCAAGTGTTCGGGAGGAGGAGATGCTCATGCAACCACGCTCTCTATATTCAACATGTTAGCAAGCTATTCGTGGGATGCAAAGCTGGTGCTAACCCTAGCAGCTTTTGCTTTGAACTATGGTGAATTCTGGCTCCTTGCCCAGATGTACTCATCCAACCAACTTGCCAAATCAGTTGCGATCCTTAAGCAAGTGCCCATCCTTTTGGAGCACTCCGCCCTTCTGAAACCCCGATTTGATGCACTTAACAATCTCATCCGAGCCATGATGGACGTGACCAGATGCATCATTGAGTTCAAGGAGTTGCCACCAATGTACATCACCCAGGATGTACCAGCACTATCCACAGCAATGGCCCATATCCCTACTGCTGTTTACTGGACCATTAGGAGTATTGTAGCCTGCGCAACTCAGATTACAAGCCTCACAAGCATGGGCCATGA GTACGCAATATCCACTACAAATGAGACGTGGGAACTATCCACCTTGGCTCACAAGATCAACAGCATACTCGACCATCTGAAGAAGcaactttttatttgttatcaatACATAG AGGAGAAAAGGAATGTTGAAACGTATCAAATGCTTCAGAATCTCTTCCAGAGTATCCATATTGACAACATGAAGATTCTCAAGGCACTGATTTATGCCAAGGATGATATGCAGCCGCTGGTTGATGGCTCTACGAAGAGAAGG GTTCACATAGATGTGCTAAGGAGGAAGAATGTGTTGTTGCTCATATCAGACCTAGACATCTCTCAAGACGAGCTCTCCATTCTTGAGCAGATTTATAACGAGTCCCGGGTCCATGCGACTAGGATGGAGAGTCAGTATGAGGTTGTATGGGTCCCAATTGTGGACCACTCTTTGGAGTGGGCAGATCCCGTGCAAAAGCAGTTTGAAAATCTGCAGGCCACAATGCCATGGTTTTCAGTCCACAGTCCTACTCTGATTGATAAGGCAGTCATCAGGTTCATCAAAGAGGTGTGGCACTTCCGGAACAAGCCCATCCTTGTGGTACTGGACCCACAAGGAAAAGTGGTGAGCCCTAACGCAATCCACATGATGTGGATATGGGGAAGTAACGCCTTCCCTTTCACTAGTTTGAGAGAGGAAGCTCTGTGGAAGGAAGAGACTTGGAAGCTTGAGCTGCTGGTGGATGGCATTGACCCAACCATACTGAACTGG ATCAAGGAGGgaaaattcatttacttataTGGAGGGACTGACATGGAGTGGATCCGAAAATTCACCACCACAGCAAAGGCGGTTGCATCAGCTGCACGGATTCCCCTAGAAATGGTGTACGTGGGAAAGAGCACCAAAAGGGAGCAAGTCCGAAGATGCATAGCATCCATCACTGCAGAGAAACTCAGCCACTGCTGGCAAGACCTCACCATGGTCTGGTTCTTCTGGACCCGGCTGGAGAGCATGTTGTTCTCCAAGATACAGCTAGGGCAGGCGGACGACCAGGACCCCATGATGCATGAAATCAAGAAACTCCTCAGCTACGACAAGGAAGGAGGGTGGGCTGTACTCAGCAAGGGATCTTTTACATTTGTCAATGGCCACGGCACCACTATTTTGCCTACCCTTTTGGCTTACGAGGAATGGCAAGAGCATGTCGTCACAAAGGGTTTTGATATAGCGTGCATGGACTACCATAGCAAGGTTCACAGCGACTCTCGCCCCTGCTGCCGCTTCGAGTTCCTGAGCACTTCTGGAAGGATTCCGGATAAGATGAAATGCCCAGAGTGCATCCGCAACATGGAGAAGTACATCACTTTCCTGTGCTGCCACGACGACCATAACATAAAGTCAATCTACTGA